One genomic window of Arthrobacter sp. KBS0703 includes the following:
- the ligD gene encoding non-homologous end-joining DNA ligase, protein MASEQTILTVDGPNGPRDMRISSPSRVLWPELGLTKLDLARYIVDVGEAFIAANGDRPVSLQRFSDNVDGEQFFSKNPPKGTPDFIRSVKVIYPSARSHPQLVLDEPAAAVWAVQMNTVVFHPWPSRAENSDNPDQLRIDLDPQPGTDFDDAVPAALELRKVLAEAGLNAFIKTSGNRGLHVYAPIEPTHEFLDVRHAVIAAARELERRMPDKVTTNWWKEERGERVFLDFNQANRDRTIAGAYSPRALAHAPVSCPITWDELESVNPKDFTILTVPERLKTVGDPWAGMNADPGTVAQLLEWWERDLNDGLGELPFPPDYPKMPGEPPRVQPSRAKKPE, encoded by the coding sequence ATGGCCAGCGAACAGACCATCCTCACCGTCGACGGACCCAACGGACCCCGGGACATGCGGATCTCAAGTCCCAGCCGCGTCCTCTGGCCGGAGCTGGGCCTGACCAAACTGGATCTCGCCCGCTACATCGTGGATGTCGGCGAGGCCTTCATCGCCGCCAACGGCGACCGGCCGGTCTCGCTCCAGAGGTTTTCGGACAACGTGGACGGCGAGCAGTTCTTCTCCAAGAATCCGCCCAAGGGGACGCCGGACTTCATCCGGTCCGTCAAGGTGATCTATCCCAGCGCGCGCTCGCATCCCCAGCTGGTCCTGGACGAACCGGCGGCCGCAGTGTGGGCAGTGCAGATGAACACTGTGGTGTTCCACCCGTGGCCCTCGCGCGCCGAAAACTCCGACAACCCGGACCAGCTCCGCATCGACCTGGACCCGCAGCCCGGCACGGACTTCGACGACGCCGTCCCTGCGGCCCTGGAGCTGCGGAAAGTGCTGGCCGAGGCGGGGCTGAACGCTTTCATTAAAACGTCCGGGAACCGCGGGCTGCACGTATACGCCCCGATTGAACCGACGCACGAGTTCCTGGACGTGCGGCACGCCGTGATCGCCGCCGCCCGGGAGCTGGAACGGCGGATGCCGGACAAGGTCACGACGAACTGGTGGAAGGAAGAGCGCGGGGAGCGGGTTTTCCTGGACTTCAACCAGGCCAACCGCGACCGCACCATTGCCGGCGCCTACAGTCCTCGCGCTCTGGCCCATGCCCCGGTTTCATGTCCGATCACCTGGGACGAGCTCGAGAGCGTCAATCCGAAGGACTTCACCATCCTCACGGTGCCGGAACGGCTGAAAACGGTGGGGGATCCGTGGGCCGGCATGAATGCGGATCCGGGCACCGTCGCCCAGCTGCTGGAGTGGTGGGAACGCGACCTCAACGACGGTCTGGGCGAGCTGCCGTTCCCGCCGGACTATCCGAAGATGCCGGGCGAGCCGCCGCGGGTGCAGCCGAGCCGGGCCAAGAAGCCGGAGTAG
- a CDS encoding amylosucrase, translating into MVESASLDQASGDQAPGDHLPGHQLLSVAAERAGIRLGDPDWTDYERRFDRHFPDLFRLFHQLYGSRPDWQEHLTSLLVETARSWKDRPADLKVLDAERDGTSDWFQSNRMLGGVCYVDRYAADLEGVRARIPYFKELGLTYLHLMPLFLAPEPLSDGGYAVSSYREVNPKLGTTEQLRELAAELRANGISLVVDFIFNHTSNEHEWARKAAEGDPRYSDYYWIFPDRAMPDAYEQNVREIFPEDHPGSFVELPDGRWVWATFHTFQWDLNYSNPEVFRAMAGEMLFLANLGVDILRMDAVAFIWKQLGTSCENLPEAHTLLQAFNAVCRLAAPSLLFKSEAIVHPDEVALYIDPAECQLSYNPLQMALIWEAMATRNVSLLAQALERRHNIPDGTTWVNYVRSHDDIGWTFADEDAAELGINGFDHRRFLNSFYVNRFPGSFAQGVPFQDNPRTGDCRISGTTASLCGLEDGSPEAIRRILLAHSVAFSTGGIPLLYLGDEVGQLNDYQYAMEDGHEADSRWVHRPQFPAERYAKRTDPATPEGAVFEGLRRMTAVRSGTPELAGTRLLPFATNNRGVLGYQRPGEGTRILALANFSDDPQVVSAETLSGFAAEALDLFSGTTVRIDEGIVLRPQDYAWLRVMPAG; encoded by the coding sequence ATGGTTGAATCCGCGAGTCTGGACCAGGCATCCGGCGACCAAGCGCCCGGAGACCACTTGCCCGGCCATCAACTGCTCAGCGTCGCTGCCGAGCGGGCAGGCATCCGGCTGGGGGACCCGGACTGGACAGACTACGAGCGGCGCTTCGACCGTCACTTCCCTGACTTGTTCCGGCTCTTCCACCAGCTTTACGGCTCGCGGCCGGACTGGCAGGAGCATCTGACGTCACTCCTGGTGGAGACCGCCCGCTCATGGAAGGACCGGCCCGCCGACCTGAAGGTCCTCGACGCCGAGCGGGACGGCACCAGCGACTGGTTCCAGTCCAACCGCATGCTCGGCGGCGTCTGCTACGTGGACCGGTACGCGGCTGACCTCGAGGGCGTCCGCGCACGGATCCCGTACTTCAAGGAACTCGGCCTGACGTACCTGCACCTGATGCCGCTGTTCCTGGCCCCCGAACCGCTGTCCGACGGGGGTTACGCCGTCTCCAGCTACCGGGAGGTCAACCCCAAGCTCGGCACCACGGAACAGCTGCGCGAGTTGGCTGCCGAGCTGCGGGCCAACGGCATCAGCCTGGTGGTCGACTTCATTTTCAACCACACCTCCAATGAGCACGAGTGGGCACGGAAGGCGGCGGAGGGGGACCCCCGCTACAGCGACTACTACTGGATCTTCCCCGACCGCGCCATGCCCGACGCCTATGAGCAGAACGTGCGCGAGATCTTCCCGGAGGACCACCCGGGTTCTTTTGTAGAGCTGCCGGACGGGCGGTGGGTCTGGGCAACGTTCCACACCTTCCAGTGGGACCTGAACTACTCCAACCCTGAAGTCTTCCGCGCCATGGCCGGGGAGATGCTGTTCCTGGCCAACCTGGGCGTGGACATCCTGCGGATGGACGCCGTGGCCTTCATCTGGAAGCAGCTCGGAACTTCCTGCGAGAACCTGCCGGAGGCCCATACCCTGCTGCAGGCGTTCAACGCTGTCTGCCGGCTCGCGGCTCCGTCCCTGCTCTTCAAGTCCGAGGCGATCGTGCACCCGGACGAAGTGGCGCTGTACATCGATCCGGCGGAGTGCCAGCTCTCCTACAACCCGCTGCAGATGGCGCTGATCTGGGAGGCCATGGCCACCCGGAACGTGTCGCTGCTCGCGCAGGCCCTGGAGCGGAGGCACAACATTCCGGACGGCACCACCTGGGTGAACTACGTCCGCAGCCACGACGACATCGGCTGGACGTTTGCCGATGAAGACGCCGCCGAGCTCGGGATCAACGGCTTCGACCACCGGCGGTTCCTGAATTCCTTCTACGTCAACCGGTTCCCGGGCAGCTTCGCCCAGGGCGTCCCGTTCCAGGACAACCCGCGCACCGGAGACTGCCGCATTTCAGGGACCACCGCCTCCCTCTGCGGCCTGGAGGACGGCTCCCCCGAGGCGATCCGCCGGATCCTGCTGGCCCACTCGGTCGCCTTCAGCACCGGCGGCATCCCACTGCTGTATCTGGGCGACGAAGTGGGGCAGCTCAACGACTACCAGTACGCCATGGAGGACGGCCACGAGGCCGACAGCCGCTGGGTGCACCGGCCGCAGTTCCCTGCCGAGCGCTACGCCAAGCGGACGGACCCGGCCACTCCGGAGGGGGCAGTCTTTGAAGGCCTGCGGCGGATGACGGCGGTGCGCTCGGGCACTCCGGAGCTGGCCGGAACGCGCCTCCTTCCGTTCGCCACGAACAACCGCGGCGTGCTCGGCTACCAGCGACCCGGTGAGGGTACCCGGATCCTTGCCCTGGCCAACTTCAGCGACGATCCGCAGGTGGTCTCGGCGGAGACGCTGTCCGGATTCGCCGCCGAGGCACTGGACCTCTTTTCCGGCACAACGGTCCGGATCGACGAGGGCATCGTCCTGCGCCCGCAGGATTACGCCTGGCTCCGGGTTATGCCAGCAGGCTAG
- a CDS encoding alpha/beta family hydrolase, producing the protein MPIAESPVTIAVGDVQISGAYARPDAPFATLVVAHGAGAGMEHPFLRGFTRALNDDGVATLRFNFPYREAGRKFPDRPPAAIAAWRAVMAEAAARSAAHSGAEPLWAAGKSFGGRMASMAVAEGMPAAGLVYLGYPLHPPGKPEKLRDEHLYGLTTPMLFLQGTRDTFATRELLEGVVSRIGPAATLQWCEGGDHSFAVAGTKRSAEEVGASLAAPVAAFMRASS; encoded by the coding sequence ATGCCCATCGCTGAATCCCCCGTCACGATCGCCGTCGGTGACGTCCAAATTTCCGGAGCCTATGCCCGGCCGGACGCACCGTTCGCCACCCTGGTTGTTGCCCACGGAGCGGGCGCCGGCATGGAGCATCCGTTCCTGCGCGGCTTCACCCGCGCGCTGAACGACGACGGCGTCGCCACCTTGCGCTTCAACTTTCCGTACCGCGAAGCGGGCCGGAAGTTCCCGGACCGGCCGCCGGCCGCGATCGCCGCCTGGCGGGCCGTCATGGCCGAAGCGGCGGCCCGGTCTGCCGCCCATTCCGGAGCGGAGCCGCTGTGGGCGGCCGGGAAGTCGTTCGGCGGGCGCATGGCGTCGATGGCGGTGGCCGAGGGGATGCCCGCCGCCGGCCTGGTCTACCTCGGCTACCCCCTGCATCCGCCCGGCAAGCCGGAAAAGCTCCGCGACGAGCACCTGTACGGACTGACGACGCCGATGCTGTTCCTCCAGGGAACCCGCGACACCTTCGCCACGCGGGAGTTGCTGGAGGGTGTGGTCTCGCGGATCGGCCCGGCAGCGACGCTGCAGTGGTGCGAGGGCGGCGACCACTCCTTCGCCGTGGCCGGCACCAAGCGCAGCGCCGAAGAGGTCGGGGCCTCGCTCGCGGCCCCGGTCGCGGCCTTCATGCGCGCCAGCAGCTGA
- a CDS encoding elongation factor G-like protein EF-G2 has translation MSVKGTNGRGKGPGRGSSDLRRPDASAGAPADTPEKIRNVALVGHSGAGKTMLLEALLAAAGTITRMGSIVDGTTVSDSEPSEVHQQRSVVLSVAPLVVDGIKVNLLDTPGYGDFTGELRAGLRAADAALFVVSALDDIDAATTALWAECDQLGTPRAVVVSRLDHPRANYEAAVAACQRAFGDSVVPAYLPIRTEGTTTGLLGLLSGTVSDYAEGGAEPAVRDATPEELAAAEEARGTLIEGIISESEDESLMDRYLGGEQIDVDVLVGDLETAVARGSFFPVLAASAETGLGMTELLDMLIRAFPSPLEHDLPAVTDLAGSPAGPLSCDPGGPLVGEVVRTTIDPFLGRICLVRIFSGTLREDAAVHVGGRGLAERGHEDHDSDERLAHLYSPLGASLRPVPYCVAGDICAIAKLGNAETGDTVSAKETPLLVVAWEMPEPLMPVAVEAATRSDEDALAKSLGKIAAGDPTLRVERNSETHQLILWCMGEAHGEVVLDRLRDQGVKLQTVQVVTPLRETFAAPATGHGRYVKQSGGHGQYAICDIEVEALERGAGFEFVDKTVGGVIPGTFIGSVEKGVRAQMQKGVSAGFPVVDIRVTLVGGKAHSVDSSDAAFQAAGALALREAAAAGRIQLLEPVSAVTISTPDEYVGSVMSDLSSRRGRVTGTTSAGGEITEVTAEIPDEELLRYAVQLRGLTSGTGRFRRTYLRHEPIPGNVAPAAANA, from the coding sequence ATGTCTGTGAAAGGCACTAATGGCCGGGGCAAGGGCCCCGGCCGCGGCAGTTCCGATCTCCGGCGGCCCGATGCGTCCGCGGGCGCACCGGCAGACACGCCGGAGAAGATCCGCAACGTGGCGCTCGTGGGGCACTCGGGGGCCGGCAAGACGATGCTGCTCGAGGCGCTGCTCGCCGCCGCCGGAACCATCACGCGGATGGGCTCGATTGTTGACGGCACCACCGTCAGCGACTCCGAACCGTCCGAGGTCCACCAGCAGCGCTCCGTGGTGCTCTCCGTCGCGCCGCTGGTAGTCGACGGCATCAAGGTGAATTTGCTCGATACCCCGGGCTACGGAGACTTCACCGGCGAACTGCGCGCCGGGCTGCGCGCCGCTGACGCAGCACTGTTCGTGGTCTCGGCCCTGGACGACATCGACGCGGCCACCACTGCCCTGTGGGCGGAATGCGATCAGCTTGGTACGCCCCGGGCAGTAGTGGTCAGCCGGCTGGACCATCCGCGGGCCAACTATGAGGCCGCCGTCGCCGCGTGCCAGCGTGCCTTCGGCGACTCGGTGGTGCCGGCATACCTCCCCATCCGTACGGAGGGTACGACGACCGGCCTGCTGGGGCTCCTCTCCGGGACCGTTTCGGACTATGCCGAGGGCGGTGCGGAGCCGGCTGTCCGCGATGCCACGCCGGAGGAGCTGGCCGCCGCGGAGGAAGCACGCGGGACGCTGATTGAAGGGATCATCTCCGAGAGCGAGGACGAGTCGCTGATGGACCGCTACCTGGGCGGCGAGCAGATCGACGTCGACGTCCTGGTGGGCGACCTGGAAACGGCCGTGGCGCGCGGATCGTTCTTTCCGGTGCTGGCCGCCTCTGCGGAGACGGGACTGGGCATGACGGAGCTCCTGGACATGCTCATCCGGGCGTTCCCGTCGCCGCTGGAGCATGACCTGCCGGCCGTGACGGACCTTGCCGGCTCGCCGGCCGGCCCGCTGAGTTGTGATCCCGGCGGCCCCCTGGTGGGAGAGGTGGTGCGCACCACGATCGATCCGTTCCTCGGACGAATCTGCCTGGTGCGCATCTTCTCGGGCACCCTGCGGGAGGACGCGGCCGTGCACGTGGGCGGGCGCGGATTGGCGGAGCGTGGCCACGAGGACCACGACAGCGACGAACGGCTCGCGCATCTGTACTCGCCGCTGGGGGCGAGCCTGCGGCCGGTGCCGTACTGCGTGGCCGGTGACATCTGCGCGATCGCCAAACTGGGCAACGCCGAGACCGGCGATACCGTCTCCGCCAAGGAGACACCGCTATTGGTGGTGGCCTGGGAAATGCCGGAGCCGCTCATGCCTGTCGCCGTCGAAGCGGCCACGCGCAGTGACGAGGACGCCCTCGCCAAGAGCCTGGGCAAGATTGCCGCCGGGGATCCGACCCTCCGCGTCGAGCGCAATTCGGAAACCCACCAGCTCATCCTGTGGTGCATGGGCGAGGCCCATGGCGAGGTGGTGCTGGACCGGCTGCGCGATCAGGGTGTGAAGCTCCAGACCGTCCAGGTGGTGACGCCGCTGCGGGAGACGTTTGCGGCGCCGGCCACCGGGCACGGGCGGTACGTCAAACAGTCCGGCGGGCACGGCCAGTATGCGATCTGTGACATCGAAGTCGAGGCGCTCGAACGCGGCGCCGGCTTCGAGTTTGTTGATAAGACCGTAGGCGGCGTCATCCCCGGGACGTTCATCGGGTCGGTCGAGAAGGGCGTCCGCGCCCAGATGCAGAAAGGCGTCTCGGCGGGATTCCCGGTGGTGGACATCCGCGTGACGCTGGTCGGCGGCAAGGCCCACAGCGTTGACTCTTCGGATGCCGCGTTTCAGGCGGCGGGTGCGCTCGCGTTGCGGGAGGCCGCGGCCGCCGGCCGGATACAGCTGCTGGAACCCGTCTCGGCGGTCACCATCAGCACACCGGACGAGTACGTCGGTTCCGTGATGAGTGACTTGTCCTCCCGCCGGGGGCGGGTGACCGGAACGACGTCGGCGGGCGGCGAAATCACGGAAGTCACCGCCGAGATTCCGGACGAGGAATTGTTGCGCTACGCCGTCCAGCTCCGCGGCCTCACCTCGGGTACCGGCCGGTTCCGCCGCACGTACCTACGGCACGAGCCCATACCGGGCAACGTGGCGCCGGCTGCCGCGAATGCGTGA
- a CDS encoding sugar O-acetyltransferase yields the protein MANYFADDPRTNRERMLAGDLYISDDPDNERESKRAVKLQSEYTAAYAEDPDGARPILADLLGSLGDDAHIKPPLYVDYGTFITVGARTFINYNLTALDVAPIIIGEDCQIGPNVQLLTPTHPVEPQPRRDRLEAAKPITIGDNVWLGGGAIVLPGVTIGDNSVIGAGAVVTRDVPANSVAVGNPARVVREI from the coding sequence ATGGCGAATTACTTCGCGGATGATCCGCGCACAAACCGGGAGCGGATGCTCGCAGGCGACTTGTACATTTCCGATGACCCGGACAACGAGCGCGAATCCAAACGGGCCGTGAAGCTGCAGTCGGAGTACACGGCAGCCTATGCGGAGGACCCGGACGGGGCGCGGCCCATCCTGGCGGACCTTCTGGGTTCCCTGGGCGACGACGCGCACATCAAGCCGCCGCTGTACGTCGACTACGGCACGTTCATCACGGTCGGGGCCCGCACGTTCATCAATTACAACCTCACGGCCCTGGACGTGGCCCCGATCATCATCGGCGAGGACTGCCAGATCGGTCCGAACGTGCAGCTCCTGACGCCGACGCACCCGGTCGAGCCCCAGCCGCGGCGGGACCGCCTGGAAGCTGCAAAGCCGATCACCATCGGCGACAACGTGTGGCTCGGCGGCGGCGCGATCGTCCTGCCCGGCGTCACCATCGGTGACAACTCCGTAATCGGCGCGGGGGCGGTGGTCACGAGGGACGTCCCGGCGAACTCCGTGGCGGTAGGGAATCCCGCCCGCGTTGTCCGCGAAATCTGA
- a CDS encoding TetR/AcrR family transcriptional regulator, whose translation MATRRFDPDRRDRIIDSALEVIAARGVAGTSHRKIADHAGVPLGSMTYHFTAMDELLGEAFRRFAETVADGFEVRLGNAANADAARQAVVDLIHVDLLDSQRDLVLTLELYTLAAREPVFREITRDWMSRSRHALERHFDPATSRMLDALIEGHFIHAALDTEPHDRSITVDAVNRITAVPSSPNDAPGKF comes from the coding sequence GTGGCGACGCGCCGGTTTGATCCGGACAGGCGGGACCGGATCATCGATTCGGCCCTCGAGGTCATCGCTGCCCGCGGAGTGGCGGGCACGTCGCACCGCAAGATCGCCGACCATGCCGGAGTGCCCCTCGGCTCCATGACGTATCACTTCACGGCCATGGACGAGCTTCTGGGGGAAGCATTCAGGCGCTTTGCGGAAACAGTCGCCGACGGCTTCGAGGTCCGGCTGGGCAACGCGGCCAATGCGGATGCGGCACGGCAGGCCGTGGTGGACCTGATCCACGTCGACCTGCTGGACAGCCAGCGGGACCTGGTCCTCACGCTCGAGCTCTACACGCTCGCCGCCCGCGAGCCGGTGTTCCGCGAGATCACGCGGGACTGGATGAGCCGGAGCCGGCATGCCCTGGAGCGCCATTTTGACCCTGCCACCAGCAGGATGCTCGACGCGCTGATCGAAGGGCACTTCATCCACGCCGCTCTCGATACCGAACCCCATGACCGCTCCATCACGGTGGACGCCGTCAACCGCATCACGGCCGTACCCTCAAGCCCAAACGACGCTCCCGGAAAGTTCTGA
- a CDS encoding MFS transporter → MTLTLNTNVKAATVATFLVFGMNGLVFASWAARIPAVTQTLNLTSGQMGTLLLCIAVGSLVALPSAGWVVGRIGTANTIRGAGLLAAAAAAGIAFALMAGSVPTTAVALFFYGMGIGLWDVAQNIEGADVEHQLGRTVMPQFHAAFSGGAFLGAVIGAALSALGVGLPEHLLVIAVIVVVLSLTAPRYFLPAEPAGVSGPAADAPARHAKAPTAWKDGRTLLIGVVVLGATLTEGAGNDWIAKAAVDGLGAMESTGALLFALFVAAMTLMRFLGGRAIDRFGRVAVLRASMAAAAVGLALFVFAGNLVLAGAGAALWGMGAALAFPMGMSAAADDPRHGAARVSVVSTIGYVAFLAGPPLLGFLGDLTGIHLALLAIGAPILLALWLARAAEPLATESALK, encoded by the coding sequence ATGACCCTCACCTTGAACACCAACGTCAAGGCCGCCACGGTGGCCACCTTCCTGGTCTTCGGCATGAACGGGCTGGTGTTCGCCAGCTGGGCGGCGCGCATCCCGGCCGTAACGCAGACCCTGAACCTGACTTCCGGACAGATGGGCACGCTGCTGCTGTGCATCGCCGTCGGATCCCTGGTTGCCCTGCCGTCCGCGGGGTGGGTGGTGGGCCGGATCGGCACAGCAAACACCATCCGCGGAGCTGGCCTGCTCGCGGCTGCCGCCGCAGCGGGCATCGCCTTCGCCCTCATGGCAGGTTCCGTGCCCACCACCGCCGTGGCCCTTTTCTTCTACGGCATGGGAATCGGGCTGTGGGACGTCGCGCAGAACATCGAAGGCGCCGACGTCGAGCACCAGCTGGGCCGCACCGTCATGCCCCAGTTCCATGCCGCCTTCAGCGGCGGAGCCTTTCTCGGCGCCGTGATCGGGGCGGCCCTGTCCGCCCTGGGCGTCGGGCTTCCGGAGCACCTGCTGGTCATTGCGGTCATCGTGGTTGTCCTGTCCCTGACCGCGCCCCGCTACTTCCTGCCTGCTGAACCGGCCGGCGTTTCCGGCCCCGCGGCGGACGCCCCCGCACGGCACGCCAAGGCCCCCACCGCCTGGAAGGACGGCCGCACCCTGCTCATCGGCGTCGTGGTGCTCGGCGCCACGCTCACCGAGGGCGCCGGAAACGACTGGATCGCCAAGGCTGCCGTGGACGGCCTGGGCGCCATGGAGTCCACCGGCGCGCTCTTGTTCGCGCTGTTCGTTGCGGCAATGACGCTCATGCGCTTCCTCGGCGGCCGGGCGATCGACAGGTTCGGGCGCGTGGCGGTGCTGCGGGCCAGCATGGCAGCCGCCGCCGTGGGGCTGGCCCTGTTCGTCTTCGCCGGGAACCTCGTCCTGGCCGGTGCGGGGGCAGCGCTCTGGGGCATGGGTGCCGCCCTGGCCTTCCCGATGGGCATGTCTGCGGCCGCCGATGACCCCCGGCACGGTGCGGCGAGGGTGTCGGTCGTCTCCACGATTGGCTACGTGGCGTTCCTGGCAGGACCGCCGCTGCTGGGCTTCCTCGGCGACCTCACCGGCATCCACCTGGCCCTGTTGGCCATCGGCGCGCCGATCCTCCTCGCCCTGTGGCTCGCCCGCGCGGCGGAGCCGCTGGCCACCGAGTCAGCCCTTAAATGA
- the moaA gene encoding GTP 3',8-cyclase MoaA has translation MDATSITDTFHRPLRDLRISVTDRCNFRCVYCMPREIFGRDYVFMPREQLLTFEEITRLASIAVAHGVLKIRLTGGEPLLRKDLEVLVRTLARLRTPDGRAPDLAMTTNGSVLAQKARILKDAGLNRITVSLDSVREETFQAMNDAGYPVAKVLHALDAAHEAGLGPVKINMVVKRGKNDQDIVDTARHFKGSGFILRFIEYMDVGASNGWKMDQVVPSAEVLARIGAVFPLDPVAPNYPGETSERWRYRDGSGEIGVISSVTQAFCRGCTRARLSADGKLFTCLFATAGTDLRALLRGGASDADLSVALSSLWGGRADRYSEQRSADTPAVADAPAARRIEMSYIGG, from the coding sequence ATGGACGCCACATCCATCACCGACACCTTCCACCGGCCCCTCCGGGACCTGCGGATTTCAGTCACGGACCGGTGCAATTTCCGCTGCGTCTATTGCATGCCCCGGGAGATCTTCGGCAGGGATTATGTCTTCATGCCCCGGGAGCAGCTGCTGACGTTTGAGGAAATCACCCGGCTGGCGTCGATTGCCGTGGCCCACGGAGTACTGAAGATCCGGCTGACCGGCGGGGAACCCCTGCTGCGGAAGGACCTTGAGGTCCTGGTCCGCACGCTGGCCCGGCTGCGGACCCCCGACGGGCGGGCGCCGGACCTGGCCATGACCACCAACGGCTCGGTGCTGGCGCAGAAGGCCCGGATCCTCAAGGACGCGGGGCTGAACCGCATTACCGTGTCCCTGGACTCGGTCCGGGAGGAAACGTTCCAGGCCATGAACGACGCCGGCTATCCCGTGGCCAAGGTCCTGCACGCCCTCGACGCCGCCCACGAGGCGGGGCTGGGGCCCGTGAAGATCAACATGGTGGTCAAGCGCGGGAAGAACGACCAGGACATCGTGGACACCGCCCGGCACTTCAAGGGATCCGGGTTCATCCTCCGGTTCATTGAGTACATGGATGTTGGGGCATCCAACGGCTGGAAGATGGACCAGGTTGTGCCCTCCGCCGAGGTCCTGGCCCGCATCGGCGCGGTGTTTCCGCTGGACCCGGTGGCGCCGAACTACCCCGGCGAGACGTCCGAGCGTTGGCGCTACCGGGACGGCAGCGGTGAAATCGGGGTCATCTCCAGCGTCACGCAGGCCTTTTGCCGGGGCTGCACGCGCGCGAGGCTGTCCGCCGACGGCAAGCTCTTCACGTGCCTGTTTGCCACGGCCGGCACTGACCTGAGGGCACTCCTGCGCGGCGGCGCCTCCGACGCCGACCTCTCCGTGGCCTTGTCCTCCCTCTGGGGCGGCCGCGCGGACCGCTACTCCGAGCAGCGCAGCGCCGACACCCCCGCTGTGGCGGACGCCCCCGCGGCCCGCAGGATCGAGATGTCGTACATCGGCGGATAG
- a CDS encoding DUF4193 domain-containing protein, with translation MATDYDEVRSDVKESQDNSLEALQSANAPDARSVVRELDEADAMDDSIVPGGEFVAEELVVQVVPQAEDEFTCYSCFLVRHRSQIAREKNGHAYCIECEG, from the coding sequence GTGGCAACCGATTACGACGAAGTACGTTCCGACGTCAAGGAATCCCAGGACAACTCCCTGGAGGCGCTGCAGTCCGCAAACGCCCCTGATGCCCGCAGCGTGGTCCGTGAGCTGGATGAAGCAGATGCGATGGACGACTCCATCGTTCCCGGTGGTGAATTTGTGGCCGAGGAACTCGTGGTCCAGGTGGTCCCCCAGGCGGAGGACGAGTTCACCTGTTACTCATGTTTCCTGGTCCGGCACCGGTCACAGATCGCCCGCGAAAAGAACGGGCACGCTTACTGCATCGAATGTGAAGGCTAG
- a CDS encoding LacI family DNA-binding transcriptional regulator: MAAKLTDVAKLAGVSLATASRAFGDPGRLAAETRQKVMDAAVQLGYEVPGLTGSRTFGVVVPDISNAVFAALIKAIQDQAWHGRHRMVLADTAESSARERDHLAAFATGVDGIILCSPRLPSDQIHNLAGSAPLVVINGEADHAARVLMEAGEGLRQAVEHLHALGHRKLAYIPGPASSWANGQRVSAITRLCDEWGIELVTVGNQNATVDGGLAAAASVVASGATAVIAYNDLVAIGMLAGARTLGYHCPEDISVVGIDDLDIAAAAEPGLTSVRVPISRSGSLALELLLEQIAGKPTATEAVHLNSQLIVRGSTFAARTADHTLQGK, encoded by the coding sequence ATGGCGGCCAAACTCACCGACGTCGCAAAGCTGGCGGGCGTCTCGCTCGCCACGGCGTCACGGGCGTTCGGAGACCCCGGCCGGCTGGCGGCAGAAACCCGCCAGAAGGTGATGGACGCTGCTGTCCAGCTCGGCTACGAAGTGCCGGGACTCACGGGCAGCCGGACTTTCGGCGTCGTCGTGCCGGACATCTCCAACGCGGTCTTCGCCGCCCTCATCAAGGCCATCCAGGACCAGGCCTGGCACGGCCGCCACCGGATGGTGCTGGCCGACACCGCCGAATCCTCCGCCCGCGAACGGGACCACCTCGCAGCCTTCGCCACCGGGGTGGACGGCATCATCCTGTGCTCGCCGCGTCTCCCCTCGGACCAGATCCACAACCTCGCGGGCAGCGCACCGCTCGTGGTCATCAACGGCGAGGCCGACCACGCCGCACGCGTCCTGATGGAGGCCGGCGAAGGCCTCCGCCAGGCCGTGGAACACCTCCACGCGCTCGGCCACCGCAAGCTCGCCTACATCCCCGGACCGGCATCGTCATGGGCCAACGGCCAGCGCGTTTCCGCCATCACGCGCCTCTGTGACGAGTGGGGCATTGAACTGGTCACCGTGGGCAACCAGAACGCAACGGTCGACGGCGGCCTGGCCGCCGCCGCATCGGTCGTCGCCAGCGGCGCCACCGCCGTCATCGCCTACAACGATCTCGTGGCAATCGGCATGCTCGCCGGCGCCCGGACGCTCGGCTACCACTGCCCGGAAGACATCAGCGTGGTGGGCATCGACGACCTCGACATTGCCGCCGCCGCCGAACCCGGGCTCACGTCCGTGCGGGTTCCCATCAGCCGCAGCGGTTCCCTCGCCCTTGAACTCCTCCTCGAACAGATCGCCGGCAAACCGACGGCCACCGAGGCTGTCCACCTCAATTCACAGCTCATCGTGCGCGGCTCCACCTTCGCGGCGCGCACCGCCGACCACACCCTCCAGGGAAAGTAA